The proteins below come from a single Corynebacterium cystitidis genomic window:
- a CDS encoding alpha/beta hydrolase, translated as MKITRPLLASAAAIAIAAGAVPVIAQDTDKEIQPVVDTHTLNDDTTVETPKATDAEVAAEAAAEPEAGEIRPEESDEVTDNTPEIPEIQAREATEEELDNMPDQRHQTDAGAVTVTPLTQAPLNTANKKPQKWFSHTGEGKKLDAYNVYSPAMERDIPVAVLPARDAAGALVDDAPIVYLLNGAGGAEQDTDWINLADSTVYETFEGQSVNVVIPMEGAFSYYVDWLTDPGQRGYYKGKQMWSTFLTKELPGAMEQQLNANDRRAIVGFSMSATSALLAAEHNPGMYNAVGSFSGCAATSTPLPYFYAGLTVNRGANGMTPESIWGPMGSEYNRYNDALVNAEGLRNTALYISTATGLQSDTDMLSSLLDRNGGKVEAALKSSSTLTIEGGAIEAAMNACTHDLRAKLTSLNIPAHYELRNTGTHSWPGWRDDLKKSWNHVIKPALGLSESNAPATNTGSAEFSSAN; from the coding sequence ATGAAGATCACACGCCCCCTGTTGGCCTCCGCCGCCGCGATTGCGATCGCCGCCGGTGCCGTACCCGTCATTGCCCAAGACACCGACAAAGAGATTCAGCCGGTCGTCGATACGCACACGCTTAACGACGACACGACCGTCGAAACGCCCAAAGCAACGGACGCTGAGGTAGCTGCGGAGGCAGCTGCGGAGCCCGAGGCCGGCGAGATCCGTCCGGAGGAATCAGACGAGGTCACCGACAACACTCCAGAGATCCCCGAAATCCAAGCTCGCGAAGCAACCGAGGAAGAGCTGGACAATATGCCGGACCAGCGGCACCAGACCGACGCGGGCGCTGTCACCGTGACTCCACTGACGCAAGCTCCGCTGAACACGGCGAATAAGAAGCCCCAAAAGTGGTTCTCCCACACAGGCGAAGGCAAAAAGCTGGACGCGTACAACGTGTACTCGCCAGCCATGGAACGCGACATCCCAGTAGCGGTTCTGCCCGCGCGTGATGCTGCCGGTGCGCTTGTCGACGACGCCCCCATCGTCTACCTGCTCAACGGTGCCGGCGGTGCCGAACAGGACACCGACTGGATCAACCTGGCTGACTCCACCGTCTACGAGACCTTTGAAGGGCAGTCGGTGAACGTGGTCATCCCAATGGAGGGCGCGTTTTCCTACTACGTGGACTGGCTGACTGACCCAGGCCAGCGGGGCTACTACAAGGGTAAGCAAATGTGGTCGACGTTCCTCACCAAGGAACTGCCCGGTGCCATGGAGCAGCAGCTCAACGCAAATGACCGCCGCGCAATCGTGGGCTTTTCCATGTCCGCAACCTCCGCGCTGCTGGCCGCCGAACACAACCCGGGCATGTACAACGCCGTCGGCTCATTTTCCGGGTGTGCTGCAACATCGACCCCACTGCCCTACTTCTACGCCGGGCTGACCGTGAACCGCGGCGCCAACGGCATGACTCCTGAAAGCATCTGGGGCCCGATGGGTTCCGAGTACAACCGCTACAACGATGCCCTTGTTAATGCCGAGGGTCTTCGTAACACCGCGCTGTACATCTCGACGGCAACCGGACTGCAATCCGACACCGACATGCTGAGCTCCCTGCTGGACAGAAACGGTGGCAAAGTCGAAGCAGCGCTGAAATCCAGCTCCACCCTGACTATTGAAGGTGGCGCAATCGAAGCAGCGATGAACGCCTGCACCCACGACCTGCGCGCCAAACTCACCAGCTTAAACATCCCGGCCCACTACGAGTTGCGCAACACCGGCACCCACTCCTGGCCAGGCTGGCGCGACGACCTGAAAAAGTCCTGGAACCACGTAATCAAACCCGCACTCGGTTTGAGCGAAAGCAACGCACCAGCCACCAACACCGGTTCCGCCGAATTTTCATCAGCGAACTAG
- a CDS encoding alpha/beta hydrolase, which translates to MKLKRSVLAAGTAIAIALGATPATAAELTPQQVAGDVAVGTVKPLDWEPRAVTTGKPQTWLTYVDGHTIQAYSVYSPSMDREVPVAVIPARDAEGNHIDNAPTVYLLNGAGGAEQDSDWLKMTNKLKFYQDKGVNVVIPQAGAFTYYADWLKKDLNTPYLKGPQMWETFVTKELPGPIESHLKADNRRAIVGFSMSATSALLMAQHNPGFYDSVASFSGCAATSTPIPYQFLRLTVQRGSGTLNDFNMVTPEMMYGPMGGGYNRYNDALVNAEKLRGHDLYISTATGLAAETDMMGYYTARGVDPAVGSANALRLQLEGGVIEGAMNACTHDLKAKLDSKGIPAHYELRNAGTHSWPGWRTDLEKSWFTTIAPSFGM; encoded by the coding sequence ATGAAGCTGAAGCGTTCCGTACTGGCAGCTGGAACTGCCATCGCCATCGCACTCGGTGCAACCCCAGCAACCGCAGCTGAGCTGACCCCACAGCAGGTCGCCGGCGATGTCGCAGTGGGCACAGTCAAGCCCCTTGATTGGGAACCACGCGCAGTCACCACTGGTAAACCACAGACCTGGCTCACCTACGTTGATGGCCACACCATCCAGGCCTACTCCGTGTACTCGCCATCCATGGACCGTGAAGTTCCTGTCGCTGTCATCCCAGCACGCGATGCCGAAGGCAACCACATCGACAACGCACCAACCGTGTACCTGCTCAACGGCGCCGGCGGTGCCGAGCAGGATTCTGACTGGCTGAAGATGACCAACAAGCTCAAGTTCTACCAGGACAAGGGCGTCAACGTCGTAATCCCGCAGGCCGGCGCGTTCACCTACTACGCCGACTGGCTGAAGAAAGATCTGAACACCCCGTACCTGAAGGGCCCCCAGATGTGGGAAACCTTCGTGACCAAAGAGCTGCCAGGTCCCATCGAGTCGCATCTGAAGGCAGACAACCGACGTGCAATCGTTGGCTTCTCCATGTCCGCAACCTCGGCCCTACTCATGGCACAGCACAACCCGGGCTTCTACGATTCGGTCGCATCCTTCTCGGGGTGTGCAGCAACGTCCACCCCAATCCCGTACCAGTTCCTGCGCCTGACCGTGCAGCGTGGCTCCGGCACGTTGAATGACTTCAACATGGTCACCCCTGAAATGATGTACGGCCCCATGGGCGGTGGCTACAACCGTTACAACGATGCTCTTGTCAACGCCGAGAAACTCCGTGGCCATGACCTCTACATCTCCACCGCTACCGGTCTTGCAGCAGAGACTGACATGATGGGGTACTACACCGCCCGTGGCGTAGACCCAGCTGTTGGATCTGCAAACGCTTTGCGGCTCCAACTCGAAGGTGGCGTGATTGAGGGCGCGATGAACGCGTGCACCCATGATTTGAAGGCGAAGCTCGACTCCAAGGGCATCCCAGCCCACTACGAGCTGCGCAACGCTGGCACCCACTCCTGGCCAGGCTGGCGCACCGACTTGGAGAAGTCCTGGTTTACCACCATCGCCCCGTCGTTTGGGATGTAG
- a CDS encoding prolyl oligopeptidase family serine peptidase: MRDIDPELLDDIIGQPALEWAQAWSDDTLAAFDLEPLQSRILEVLDTDARIPYVTRRGEFLYNFWRDADRPRGVWRRTLIDEYLTDSPTWEELIDVDALAAAEDEDWVWKGAVVRAPQYDRALIKLSRGGADATVVREFDMASLDLASLDGSLGSSAAFVLPEAKSYVSWAGDDVLVGTDTGAGSLTESGYPREVRLWRRGQQLSDAQVIFSGQPDDVLVVGSYDPTPGFERTVVTRAIDFYNSETFIDGVRLDIPTDCEATAHRQWLFLQPRTTFSDIPAGALAVMLYDDYLSGSRDFTLLVEPDEHTSVESLAFTASELLVTTLVDVATQIHSYRLGTWECREVGLPGASSASVVATSPLDGDEYWINTSSFTQPSTLLRGSGGGSVAGTEVVEVKRAPELFDASGLETRQHWVESADGTKIPYFITGNFSSGDSHEPRPTLVGGYGGFEVSLTPGYSAVRGRAWLERGYYYVQPNLRGGGEFGPQWHSQVVKTNRHKVWEDHRATLDDLVRRGYTTPELIGIRGGSNGGLLTSGALVQYPDALGAAVIQVPLTDMLRYHTLSAGASWMAEYGNPDDPTERAAIEKWSPLHNIPQHNIPGGTNSPLPPALVTTSTRDDRVHPAHARRFALALHQAGQPVDYYENTVGGHAGAADNTQTARVEALIYSWLDRQLG, encoded by the coding sequence ATGCGCGATATTGATCCTGAACTTCTCGACGACATCATCGGCCAACCAGCCCTAGAGTGGGCACAAGCCTGGTCCGATGACACCCTCGCCGCCTTCGACTTGGAACCGCTGCAGTCGCGGATCTTGGAGGTGCTCGACACCGATGCCCGCATCCCGTATGTCACCCGGCGTGGCGAATTTTTGTACAACTTCTGGCGCGATGCCGACCGCCCGCGCGGTGTGTGGCGCAGGACGCTTATCGACGAGTACCTCACCGACTCCCCCACCTGGGAGGAACTCATCGACGTTGACGCCCTAGCCGCCGCGGAAGATGAGGACTGGGTGTGGAAGGGCGCCGTGGTACGTGCCCCGCAGTATGACCGTGCGCTGATCAAACTTTCCCGCGGCGGTGCCGATGCAACCGTGGTGCGCGAGTTCGATATGGCTAGTCTCGACTTGGCTAGTCTCGATGGCAGCCTCGGCAGCAGCGCCGCGTTTGTACTTCCGGAAGCGAAAAGCTACGTCTCTTGGGCCGGCGATGATGTGCTGGTGGGCACCGACACCGGCGCGGGTTCCCTGACGGAATCCGGCTACCCGCGCGAAGTCCGCCTGTGGCGTCGCGGCCAGCAGCTTTCCGACGCCCAAGTGATCTTCTCCGGCCAACCAGACGACGTGTTGGTTGTCGGCTCCTACGACCCCACTCCAGGTTTTGAGCGCACCGTCGTCACGCGCGCGATCGACTTCTACAACTCCGAAACCTTCATCGACGGGGTGCGCCTCGACATCCCCACCGACTGCGAGGCCACCGCGCACCGCCAGTGGCTCTTCCTCCAACCTCGCACCACGTTTTCAGACATCCCGGCCGGAGCATTAGCCGTTATGCTTTACGACGACTACCTTTCCGGCTCCCGAGACTTCACCCTTCTGGTAGAGCCTGATGAGCACACCTCAGTGGAGTCCCTCGCATTTACTGCTTCCGAGCTGCTGGTGACCACTCTTGTGGACGTGGCCACCCAAATCCACTCCTACCGGCTGGGCACCTGGGAGTGTCGGGAGGTGGGGTTGCCGGGGGCGTCGTCGGCAAGCGTGGTTGCCACAAGCCCGCTCGACGGCGACGAGTACTGGATCAACACCTCCAGCTTCACCCAACCGTCCACCCTGCTCCGCGGCTCCGGAGGAGGGTCGGTCGCCGGCACAGAGGTCGTCGAGGTGAAGCGGGCGCCGGAACTATTCGATGCTTCTGGCCTTGAAACCCGCCAACACTGGGTTGAATCTGCCGACGGAACGAAAATTCCGTACTTCATTACCGGTAACTTCTCTAGCGGTGACTCCCATGAACCGCGCCCCACACTCGTCGGGGGCTACGGCGGGTTCGAGGTCTCACTCACTCCCGGCTACTCCGCAGTGCGGGGACGCGCATGGCTGGAACGCGGGTACTACTACGTGCAACCCAACCTTCGTGGCGGCGGCGAATTCGGACCGCAGTGGCACTCCCAGGTGGTCAAAACCAACCGCCACAAAGTGTGGGAAGACCATCGAGCTACGCTCGATGACCTAGTGCGTCGCGGTTACACCACGCCCGAACTGATCGGGATTCGCGGCGGATCCAACGGCGGGCTGCTCACCTCCGGAGCTTTAGTCCAGTACCCCGACGCACTCGGGGCCGCCGTGATCCAGGTGCCGTTGACGGACATGCTGCGCTACCACACCCTGTCAGCCGGCGCGTCATGGATGGCGGAATACGGCAACCCCGACGACCCCACCGAACGCGCCGCCATTGAAAAATGGTCACCGCTGCACAACATCCCACAGCACAACATCCCCGGAGGAACGAACTCGCCGCTGCCTCCGGCGCTGGTCACCACCTCCACCCGCGACGACCGCGTCCACCCAGCGCATGCCCGCAGGTTTGCGCTCGCCCTGCACCAGGCAGGCCAGCCCGTGGACTACTACGAAAACACTGTCGGCGGCCACGCAGGGGCTGCAGACAACACCCAGACCGCGCGCGTGGAGGCACTGATCTACTCCTGGTTAGATCGCCAGCTTGGCTAG
- a CDS encoding M1 family metallopeptidase: MTSNRLRSTPIPGNRDGYTGVDFNLGYHIRHYDLDLTYRVDPNRLEGTATLLMDNWAPLRGLTLDLMQNMVARRVVAHGSAGLNITVAKFKQSGNKLRITFADEVPVDSEFRLAISYGGNPRPRRTSWGDIGWEELENGALVASQPNGAPSWFPCDDTPDEKATYTLTISADDPYVVVCNGRLVDKRSGSSRTTWRYETTHRMATYLATVQVGEYQRHELGRNTHVWVSAQNAAAACTALRDQQAMLDFYEQLFGPYPFAEYTVVVTDDELEIPLEAQGLSIFGVNHMTGWERLIAHELAHQWFGNSLGVAQWDDIWLNEGFACYCEWLWFEHRGTPAQVNVDREYAILQRKPKDIVVGSPGPRDMFDDRVYKRGAMALHALRRALGSSAFFDALRRYVAAGAHSVVEPQDLKRELYGAAEATAVGRARIDDILHDWLFEMSLPECPR, from the coding sequence ATGACTAGCAACAGGCTGCGCTCCACACCCATCCCCGGCAACCGCGACGGGTACACCGGCGTCGACTTCAACCTCGGCTACCACATCAGGCACTATGACCTCGACCTGACCTACCGTGTGGACCCCAACCGTCTCGAAGGCACCGCCACCCTGCTGATGGATAACTGGGCTCCCCTGCGCGGCCTCACTCTCGATTTGATGCAGAACATGGTCGCCCGCCGCGTTGTCGCCCACGGCAGCGCAGGCCTGAACATCACGGTGGCCAAGTTCAAACAGTCCGGTAACAAACTGCGCATCACATTCGCAGACGAAGTGCCCGTGGATTCTGAGTTCCGCCTCGCCATTTCCTACGGCGGCAATCCCCGCCCACGCCGCACCTCCTGGGGAGATATCGGCTGGGAGGAGCTGGAAAACGGCGCGCTGGTAGCCAGCCAGCCCAATGGTGCACCGTCCTGGTTCCCGTGCGACGACACCCCCGACGAGAAAGCCACCTACACCCTCACCATCAGCGCGGATGATCCTTATGTTGTGGTGTGCAACGGGCGGCTCGTCGATAAGCGAAGTGGTAGTTCACGCACCACCTGGCGCTACGAAACCACCCATCGCATGGCCACCTACCTGGCCACCGTGCAGGTCGGCGAGTACCAACGCCACGAGCTGGGCCGCAACACCCACGTGTGGGTCAGCGCGCAGAACGCTGCCGCCGCCTGCACCGCGCTGCGCGACCAGCAGGCCATGCTCGACTTCTACGAGCAGCTTTTTGGCCCCTACCCTTTTGCTGAGTACACGGTGGTGGTCACCGACGATGAGTTGGAGATCCCGCTGGAGGCGCAAGGCCTGAGCATTTTTGGTGTGAACCACATGACTGGCTGGGAACGACTGATCGCGCATGAGCTCGCCCACCAGTGGTTTGGCAATTCGCTGGGCGTGGCGCAGTGGGACGATATTTGGCTCAACGAGGGGTTTGCCTGCTACTGCGAGTGGCTCTGGTTCGAGCATCGTGGCACACCCGCCCAGGTCAATGTGGACCGCGAGTACGCGATTTTGCAGCGTAAACCGAAGGATATCGTGGTGGGTTCGCCGGGCCCGCGCGACATGTTCGACGACCGCGTGTACAAGCGTGGCGCCATGGCGTTGCACGCTTTACGACGAGCACTTGGCAGCTCCGCCTTTTTCGACGCGTTGCGCCGCTATGTTGCCGCCGGAGCCCATAGTGTTGTGGAGCCGCAGGATTTGAAGCGTGAACTGTATGGCGCCGCTGAGGCTACGGCTGTTGGGCGCGCGCGTATCGACGACATCCTCCACGACTGGCTCTTTGAGATGTCGCTGCCGGAGTGTCCTCGATGA
- a CDS encoding HNH endonuclease signature motif containing protein codes for MTTYQTFAAGWASAISILEGAYGKSVIDMCKDGLDTTMAKLLQKLATVYYGSTGHTRYQERSRRTAAEKRHTLHTLNEIEKQINKLNNKKHSWKMREELTKQPPILRTIRARGNELLAKYNGPEKVTNETSISARALPNSTNMRLTATAPGHLVRAAMDSLASVPEDQRAEEAIKRIFGGGEATEPKLAARVIVRADDVASIGEELPDGDVILSLTNGTRVLSSDLARENLAEHCRIVLVSPMLGVLNVFEGRFATDKQREARAAVEPVCTCDGCGTGADYCQINHNVPYSRGGPTSNNNLSTVCDYDNGRMSDTDIYGHIEQRGGENYHVSPFGQARLNDHPVARGGAMRLVKHGPPRAAPSPAAESAASDPASTT; via the coding sequence ATGACCACATATCAGACATTCGCAGCCGGCTGGGCCAGCGCAATCTCCATCCTGGAGGGCGCATACGGCAAGTCGGTCATTGATATGTGCAAAGACGGCCTAGACACCACCATGGCGAAACTGCTGCAAAAACTCGCCACCGTCTACTACGGCTCCACAGGGCACACCCGCTACCAAGAACGCTCCCGCCGCACCGCCGCCGAAAAACGTCACACACTGCACACACTCAATGAAATTGAGAAGCAGATCAACAAGCTCAACAACAAAAAGCACTCCTGGAAAATGCGCGAGGAACTAACCAAACAGCCACCAATCCTGCGCACCATCCGAGCACGCGGAAACGAGCTCCTCGCCAAATACAACGGCCCCGAAAAAGTCACGAACGAAACGTCGATAAGCGCCCGTGCACTCCCAAACTCCACCAACATGCGCCTGACCGCCACCGCGCCCGGCCACCTCGTGCGCGCCGCCATGGACTCACTGGCCAGCGTGCCCGAAGACCAACGCGCCGAAGAAGCCATCAAACGCATCTTCGGTGGGGGCGAAGCCACCGAACCGAAACTTGCCGCCCGCGTGATCGTGCGTGCCGACGACGTCGCCTCCATCGGTGAAGAACTTCCCGACGGTGATGTGATCCTGTCGCTGACCAACGGCACCCGCGTGCTGTCCTCAGACCTGGCGCGCGAAAACCTTGCCGAACACTGCCGCATCGTCCTAGTCTCACCCATGCTGGGTGTACTCAACGTGTTCGAAGGCCGGTTCGCCACAGACAAGCAGCGCGAAGCACGCGCCGCCGTCGAACCCGTATGCACCTGCGACGGGTGTGGCACCGGTGCCGACTACTGCCAAATCAACCACAACGTACCGTACTCGCGCGGCGGACCCACCTCTAACAACAATCTGTCCACCGTGTGCGACTACGACAACGGCAGGATGAGCGACACCGACATCTACGGCCACATCGAACAACGCGGCGGCGAAAACTACCACGTCTCACCGTTTGGGCAGGCGAGGCTGAATGATCACCCGGTGGCCCGGGGCGGGGCCATGCGGCTAGTCAAACACGGCCCGCCGCGCGCCGCGCCCAGTCCCGCCGCAGAATCAGCTGCGAGCGATCCGGCGAGCACGACCTAA
- the rfbB gene encoding dTDP-glucose 4,6-dehydratase — MVVTGGAGFIGANFVRLVRSRDQRQRITVVDKLTYAGNRANLDGLDVEFVQGCITDAGLVDEVVAGADAVVHFAAESHNDNSLADPSPFIQTNLVGTFTLLEAVRKYGVRFHHVSTDEVFGDLAPTDPRFDEHTPYQPSSPYSASKAGSDHLVRAWVRSFGVEATISNCSNNYGPYQHIEKFIPRQITNLLSGRPAKLYGTGEQIRDWIHVDDHNDAVLAILERGTIGETYLIGAGGEATNKQVIELICELMGGEYEHVADRPGHDQRYAIDASKLRGELGWEPRYTSSLRDGLARTIDWYRTHETWWAADKAAVEARYARTNQ, encoded by the coding sequence ATGGTTGTTACTGGCGGCGCCGGGTTTATTGGTGCTAATTTTGTGCGTCTCGTTCGCTCCCGTGACCAGCGGCAGCGAATCACGGTCGTCGATAAGCTCACGTATGCGGGCAACCGGGCCAACCTCGACGGGTTGGATGTGGAGTTTGTGCAGGGGTGTATCACTGATGCCGGGCTTGTCGACGAGGTGGTCGCGGGCGCGGACGCGGTGGTGCATTTTGCGGCGGAGTCGCACAATGATAATTCTTTGGCGGATCCGTCGCCGTTTATTCAGACGAATCTGGTGGGCACGTTCACGCTGTTGGAGGCGGTGCGCAAGTATGGGGTGCGGTTCCACCACGTGTCTACCGATGAGGTATTTGGGGATTTAGCACCCACTGATCCGCGTTTCGACGAACACACCCCCTACCAGCCTAGTTCTCCGTATTCGGCGTCGAAGGCGGGTAGTGATCATCTGGTGCGTGCGTGGGTGCGCTCCTTTGGTGTGGAGGCGACGATTTCGAACTGCTCCAACAATTATGGCCCGTACCAGCACATTGAGAAGTTTATTCCGCGCCAGATCACGAACCTGCTTTCTGGGCGGCCAGCGAAACTCTATGGCACCGGCGAGCAGATCCGCGACTGGATTCATGTCGATGACCACAATGATGCCGTGCTTGCCATCCTGGAGCGCGGCACGATCGGCGAGACCTATTTGATTGGTGCCGGCGGGGAGGCTACCAACAAGCAGGTTATCGAGTTGATCTGCGAACTCATGGGTGGTGAATACGAGCATGTCGCCGACCGTCCCGGCCATGACCAGCGCTACGCCATTGACGCCTCAAAATTGCGGGGCGAGTTGGGGTGGGAGCCGCGCTACACTTCGTCGTTACGCGATGGGCTGGCCCGCACGATCGACTGGTACCGTACGCACGAAACCTGGTGGGCGGCGGACAAGGCGGCCGTGGAGGCGCGCTACGCTCGCACCAATCAGTGA
- a CDS encoding sugar nucleotide-binding protein → MQVSPTAIDGLLIVELDVHGDARGWFKENWQREKMVAAGLPDFSPVQNNISFNTSRGTTRGLHAEPWDKYVSVASGAVFGAWIDLREGSSSYGAQVTCEISPSVAVFVPRGVANGFQALHDDTAYVYLVNAHWSPDAQYSFVNLDEVQWPLEPTEVSDKDIAHPALADATPVPPRQVLVTGAHGQLGRALKVIAPGWEYCSREEFDITAPRAQLQRSRDWSQYSAIINTAAYNDVNGAETDRATAWAVNAEAPARLASIAAEHNLTFVHVSSDYVFDGTREVHAEDEVPSPLSLYGASKAAGEASARVVPKHYVIRTSWVFGEGKNFMRTMADLAARGVEPRVIYDQRGRPTSAEDLAKGIKHLLDVGAEYGVYNVSSAGDVVGRDEIAMAVFIGLGHDPSSVHPVTTEEYAQLVGREAARPKNSAFDLSKIEATGFRPSNWRAALALYLATL, encoded by the coding sequence ATGCAGGTTTCTCCCACGGCGATTGACGGGCTTCTCATTGTTGAGCTAGATGTGCACGGTGATGCGCGCGGCTGGTTTAAGGAGAATTGGCAGCGCGAGAAAATGGTTGCGGCCGGGTTGCCGGATTTTTCGCCGGTGCAAAACAACATTAGCTTCAACACGTCGCGGGGGACCACGCGCGGGTTGCATGCAGAGCCGTGGGATAAGTACGTGTCGGTGGCGAGTGGTGCGGTTTTCGGGGCGTGGATTGATCTGCGGGAGGGCTCATCGTCGTATGGCGCACAGGTGACCTGCGAGATCAGCCCGTCGGTTGCGGTGTTTGTGCCGCGCGGGGTGGCCAATGGCTTTCAGGCACTTCACGACGACACCGCCTACGTGTATCTTGTCAACGCGCATTGGTCGCCGGATGCGCAGTATTCTTTTGTGAACTTGGACGAAGTTCAGTGGCCTCTGGAGCCCACGGAGGTTTCTGATAAGGACATCGCGCATCCCGCGCTTGCCGATGCCACCCCAGTCCCACCGCGCCAAGTGCTGGTGACCGGTGCACATGGGCAGTTGGGGCGGGCTTTGAAGGTGATTGCACCGGGGTGGGAGTATTGCAGCCGTGAGGAATTCGACATTACCGCGCCTCGGGCGCAGTTGCAGCGGTCGCGGGACTGGTCGCAGTACTCGGCGATCATTAACACTGCTGCCTATAACGATGTCAACGGTGCTGAAACCGACCGCGCCACCGCGTGGGCTGTTAATGCTGAGGCACCGGCCCGTCTGGCTTCGATCGCAGCGGAGCATAACCTCACCTTTGTGCACGTCAGCAGTGACTACGTGTTTGATGGCACGCGTGAGGTCCACGCCGAAGATGAGGTGCCCAGCCCCTTGAGCCTGTATGGGGCGTCGAAGGCGGCGGGGGAAGCGTCGGCACGCGTGGTGCCCAAACACTATGTGATTCGCACCTCGTGGGTGTTTGGCGAGGGCAAGAATTTTATGCGCACAATGGCGGATCTTGCTGCGCGCGGAGTCGAACCACGGGTGATTTACGACCAGCGCGGCCGCCCCACCAGCGCCGAAGATCTGGCCAAAGGGATTAAGCACCTGCTGGATGTGGGGGCGGAGTATGGGGTGTACAACGTGTCGTCGGCAGGCGATGTGGTGGGCCGCGACGAGATTGCCATGGCCGTGTTCATCGGGCTCGGGCATGATCCGTCTTCGGTGCACCCGGTAACTACCGAGGAGTATGCGCAGCTAGTGGGCCGGGAGGCTGCGCGCCCGAAAAATTCGGCGTTTGATTTGTCGAAGATCGAAGCAACCGGTTTCCGTCCGAGCAACTGGCGTGCAGCCCTTGCGTTGTACCTTGCTACGCTCTGA
- the uriT gene encoding uridine transporter UriT — protein MSSTPDVRRTPTGEAVSLLLALLVAVFAFQLNASMLSPALATMEAELNATAAQIGLTQTAFFTAAALFSLFLPRWGDLIGRRKVLVGMMLVTGIGCVVAALAPNVTVLFIGRVIQGVAGPTVPLCLIMLRQQVPNEKQYALYMGILTSVNGGIGGVDALAGGWLAGTFGFRSIFWVMAGFCVAAVFAVQFFTRESRAKEHQPMDWAGVLPLAIAIGALLTAFNEAGKIQDANWWLVVLLVAVGVIGVVVFWNVEKKVAHPLVTVDYLKQRRTWALLLTTLLTMTGVFAIMNGLIPNLAQDPVNGPGMSAGIVSWWTLTPYALAGLVFGPVAGLLAAKFGYKKILQVGIAGTFLGVLGAIFMSASPTPVTLLIISIFVGITYAGTANIMLNGLGVVLSPADNQGYLPGMNAGAFNLGAGVSFAVLFAVATIFVDSSGGYAAGMVAGAILLACAFLTSFLIPQPETIPDTLAAEAARKTEGVTHNA, from the coding sequence ATGTCATCAACACCGGATGTGCGACGAACACCGACAGGGGAAGCAGTCTCACTCCTACTCGCTCTTTTGGTGGCAGTGTTCGCGTTTCAGCTCAACGCGTCTATGCTGTCTCCGGCCCTGGCAACAATGGAGGCAGAACTTAACGCCACTGCAGCCCAGATTGGCCTGACGCAAACCGCATTTTTTACGGCTGCAGCGTTGTTCTCACTCTTTCTTCCGCGGTGGGGCGACCTCATTGGTCGTCGTAAAGTTCTCGTCGGAATGATGCTCGTTACTGGTATCGGCTGTGTTGTTGCAGCACTCGCCCCAAACGTTACGGTCCTTTTCATCGGCCGCGTGATCCAAGGTGTGGCAGGCCCGACGGTTCCGCTGTGCTTGATTATGCTGCGCCAGCAGGTGCCAAACGAAAAGCAATACGCCCTATATATGGGCATTCTCACCTCTGTCAACGGCGGAATTGGTGGCGTTGATGCGTTGGCTGGCGGATGGCTTGCTGGCACCTTCGGTTTCCGCTCTATTTTCTGGGTGATGGCCGGGTTTTGTGTTGCAGCAGTCTTTGCAGTGCAGTTCTTTACCCGTGAATCACGCGCGAAGGAACATCAGCCAATGGACTGGGCCGGTGTGTTACCACTGGCCATTGCAATCGGTGCCCTCCTCACCGCGTTCAACGAGGCGGGCAAGATTCAAGACGCCAACTGGTGGCTCGTTGTTCTCCTAGTTGCGGTTGGTGTGATCGGAGTGGTTGTCTTCTGGAATGTTGAAAAGAAAGTAGCCCACCCGCTTGTCACCGTGGATTACCTCAAACAACGCCGAACCTGGGCATTGCTGCTGACCACACTGCTGACCATGACCGGTGTCTTCGCAATCATGAACGGGCTGATCCCGAACCTCGCCCAAGACCCTGTCAATGGTCCCGGAATGTCCGCCGGCATCGTTTCCTGGTGGACACTTACTCCATATGCCTTAGCAGGTTTGGTTTTCGGGCCGGTCGCTGGCTTACTCGCCGCCAAGTTTGGATACAAGAAAATTCTCCAAGTCGGTATTGCAGGCACGTTCCTCGGCGTTCTTGGGGCGATCTTCATGTCGGCCTCCCCTACCCCTGTGACACTGCTTATCATCTCGATCTTCGTCGGTATAACTTATGCCGGCACCGCCAACATCATGTTGAACGGGCTCGGAGTGGTACTCTCCCCTGCCGATAACCAAGGCTATCTTCCCGGTATGAATGCCGGCGCGTTCAATTTGGGTGCCGGTGTTTCTTTTGCGGTCCTCTTCGCTGTGGCAACTATTTTCGTCGATAGTTCAGGCGGCTACGCAGCAGGCATGGTCGCAGGCGCAATCCTGCTCGCGTGCGCTTTCCTTACCTCATTTCTCATCCCTCAACCCGAAACAATTCCCGATACGTTGGCAGCAGAAGCTGCCCGTAAGACCGAAGGAGTCACTCACAATGCATAA